The DNA sequence atacagaaaatcattcaAGGAGATTAgtgtcattgtatttaggctcacactagaatggaaggtgtcctgtgtacaccaaaactgacttctgcagcagctgcagtcctgcagttatgttgctgagctcctctacattccttcatggtaagtggatccacaaaccaaagagctactttccttgggtcagtttcctcccagatgtgacaccgttaaggaatgtatgcattcttgggcctgatgtgtatggcttgtggcaataGTCACCACCATGTGCTATGGTAATGCCCTGAGCATTCCACATGGGCATTGagtgtgggtaagattggaaaatgtaagatcccaggaaatttcagggcctccttctttggctccttggccccctttctgaccctgggcccagggtgCAAATTTCCCCCTTTACTCTCCTCTCCTATGCCCTGGGTGGCTGTCACAAGTGGCAATTCTTATCCATCCTATTTTTACCTCAATTTTAGCAAGAAGCCATGTCTCAGAGGCACAGCATGTAtttgtgcatgcagaagatcccagattcagttcctggcatTTATAGCAGAAATGACAGCACTGAGAAAAATCTCTGCCCAAAACcatggagagccactaccagttaAGAGAGACAGGATAGCACTAATTCAGTTCTTTATAAAGTAATTTTACATATAGACCATACCTTTGCCAGTTAAGAGACCATACCACTACCAGTTAAGAGAGACAGGATAGCACTAATTCAATTCTTTATAAAGTAATTTTACATATAGACCATACCTTTGCAGGTAGTGGCGGGTATATGTTCTTCCTCCATGAACCCAGAGTGTGTTCCATACGAAGTCCcaagagggggagaggagaggtcaCATGAATCAGGTCTTCATATGGAGCACCCCCCTCACAATCTTTTGTGTCCATGGTTTGATGAATTGATTTTTACCTGAATGACCTATGAGTTATGTGCTAATAAGCTGTTGTTTTTATCAggtaggttggttggcaaccttcagtctcgaaagactatggtataagcctacagcacccagtattcccagatggtctcccatccaagtactaaccaggcctgactctgcttagcttccgagatcagacgagatcttaTCAGGTTGTTTCATGAGGATCCAGAGTTTTTCAGATCCTTGCTCACTTTCTAGTTGGATCTCACATTCTACAATCTCTTGCGCACCTCTTCCTTTCTGCACAGAGTGATTATGTTTCAGCAGATACAAAGTAAGTGTTTCTAGTGAAGCTGGTGTTGGATGTGGCCCAGACTGGACACCGGAGTTAAAATCCCTTCTATGCTTATGGAATGACCAAGAAACACTGTATCTCAatataacctacctcacagggtggttgtgaaaaTAGAAGGGGACcattcaccaccctgagcttcttggaggaaagagaGATTCCAAGGAGTGAGGGGTTCCTGACATGATTTTGGATGTTCAAAATACGAATTTTGGATAGGACTTCTTTTGAACATGTGAATTTGCTGTATGCAGAGACAGACCTTGGTACATCTAGCCTAATGGTGCCTGTTTTGCGCTATTGAACATTGAACATGTCCCCAGCCCTACAATCTCCAGCCCCTTTGTTGGATTTAGAGCTTGAATCTAGGAACTCCATGATGTATAGCATGTGCTCTGTTCTTGAGTAATAGTTGCTTCCTCATATTCATTCTGAAAATTGCTTGTTTTAATTGTTCCAGAGGTGACTGCATGGTTTCCTCATGGAAAGAAATAAGTTTGCCATTCTCTACACcagcggtgcccaaacctcgccccaggggccacttgcggccctgagggactcccaatccagcccatgtggagcccccagtctccaatgagcctctggccctccagagacttgctggaccctgtgctggcctgacacaactgctgcgAGTATGAGGGCAATTGcttgacctctcacttgagctgtgggatgagggttccctccactgcttgctgtttcacgtctgtgatgcagcagtggcagcgaagaaaaagctggccttgttttgcacaaggccttttatagaccttgatttattgcaaaaccttcattcatttatataagttccatctctaatatattcatttatgtacatttattcaaatttgaaatgtaaattaattcttttttttttccttgcccccaacacagtgtgtgAGAGAAGATGTGGTCCTcccaccaaaaagtttggacacctctgcgctacacacttatctgagaataGGCTCCATTgaacagtgaaacttacttcagagtaaatgtataagattgtgctgtaattttttaaaattctgctttttaaaaaattctcctttttaaaaatattgtttaaaCCTATGTTATTTATATTTCAGGTTGCTTTGGACttgcattttattattaatatataccactttttaacccaaaaaagttcacaaagtcattaaagagaaaatcaaataactggcagcccaatcctatgtaggtaAATTCCAtggagttcaatagggcttatctcaggaaagcatgcataggattgcagcctgagtgttccctgcccccaaaaggctcacaatctaaaaaaaaatgtagaccatcagcaaacagccactagaagagacatagtgctggggtgaagtgggacaGCATTATGACCGTGTTTGTAACTGTACAAGACTGTGTCTACTCCAAAGTACCATTCTTTTCATTAGGGCTATCCCAGGAAAatctgcataggactgcagcttaaaaGCACAATTCTACAGATCTATTCAAAAATAAACTCCATAGgaatgcactacatcctgtggggggggggggcagtcatggaaacctcctcaaagGTTTGGGAAGATTTGTTCTCtaacctgagggctgcattgcagctgcaccagcgatGGAAAGTTATGAGTgggctgtagtcagtggggcttatgacCAGGTGAATGTGCATTGAACTACAGCTTTAAAGTCTCTCAAGTGTGATCCAAGTGTGGGTGATCCAAACACCGTATCTTAAAATCTGACATGTTGATTTCCAAAATGTATATGACTGATGGAAAGCTCAGGCCTTTCTAACACTGTTCTGACTTTCCCCTCTGTAGCACCGTTTCCCCAGTTTGACATCTAACTTCATGTATTATAGCAGATGGAGAAGAAATACTACAGGGCTGATTCCGCTGTAATTTGGTGGGCTGTAAAACCTGGCTTTATCAAATAACCTCCACCTTGttgaatgggggaagggggacttTAGGAGAAAAAGCACTTTCGACGCATGTGCAGGGGAACAAAAAAAGGCGCCAAGTCGTTCACTCTCAGTTAAACATTTGTGACTCCTTAGCCATTGGTCCTTTTCAAATTTCCCCGCGTCtcattggagaaggagcagcagcatcgCCCTATGGCATAGTGGAAAGACTGTGTCGTATAACCTCTTCCTCCCCCGCCAAAGTTTTTCTCAGTTCTCCTTGTGGTCGGGCTTCAGGAAATATAAGCCTGGCAGGCGAGCGCTTTCTTACATTCGCAGATCTTGATCTGTAAGCTGAAAAGATGTCTGGTCGTGGCAAGGGTGGAAAGGGGCTCGGGAAAGGAGGCGCCAAGCGCCACCGCAAGGTTTTGAGGGACAACATCCAGGGCATCACCAAGCCCGCCATCCGCCGCCTGGCTCGCCGCGGCGGCGTGAAGCGCATCTCTGGGCTGATCTACGAAGAGACTCGCGGGGTGCTGAAGGTGTTCCTGGAGAACGTGATCCGGGACGCCGTCACCTACACCGAGCACGCCAAGAGGAAGACCGTGACTGCCATGGACGTCGTGTACGCTCTCAAGCGCCAAGGCCGCACCCTCTATGGCTTTGGTGGCTAAATGTTGCTCCTACTGCAGTGTTTGTTACAATTATCTCAAAGGCCCTTTTAAGGGCCACCCACGCTTTCAACAAAAGAGCTGCCTTTGCTTTGGTTATAAGGTTACATTGTGTAGTTAATAAGTGAAGCAATGTTTTTGGTTTCTAGTACTATATACTTAGTTGCTTACTACCCTGTCATCTTTGAGTTTTGAAAGCAGGTGCTTGTCTAAGCTTGTGCTACACTTGATTCTGTTTGCCCTATCTCCACACATGCCGCTTCAACTGCTGTTTTGAGCTGGGTTTCAGGTATGCTGCTGCTTCATTTACTTGACATTTACTGCTTCAGTTATGTCAAGATGGTCAGGTTTGTTTCAATAGAAGAAAATTTTCAGTGAGCCAGGGATCTctaccactggatgtggtgatggcatctggcctagatgcctttaaaaggggattaaaccaatttctggaggaaaaagtccatcatgggttacaagccatgatgtatacttgcaacctcctgattgtagaaatgggttatgtcagatgcaagggagggcatcaggatgcaggtctcttccactctgagattcaggaagctggactaggtgggcctattgcctgatccagcagagctgttcttacgGATTTGCTAGTTACTACCTTGGGTATCACTAAGGccactatggcccaaatcctaaccagctttccagcactggtgtgaCAATGGGATTTGTTGAGTGGCACCTCTGCTAGTCACTCCTGAAGTTGGGTGGtgcagaggcctccccaaagtaagggaatgtttgtccccttcccttggagctacattgcccttatgatggaactggaaagtgggataggatgcAAGTTAAGGGACAAAGTTTTTTGGAAAGCTTTCCTTCCCACAATTTGACACATCACCCAAGGATTGAATCATAGAATCAGTTGGAATGGAccaaataggtcatctagtccaaccccctgctttagGCAGGAAAGCTATTCTCTTGTAAGAGCTTTAAATCCAAACTTCATATAAAAATGCCTTTCAGCCCCTTTTATTGACAAAATGGGTGGCTCTTAAAAGAGCCTTTTTTTTCCACAGACGCCTTGGTACAGAAGAGCTACTTCATTTGCCTTTGGGCTTGTGGCTCTCGGTTTTCTTGGGCAGAAGCACAGCCTGGATGTTGGGCAGCACGCCGCCCTGAGCAATGGTGACGCCTCCCAGGAGTTTGTTCAACTCCTCGTCGTTGCGCACGGCTAGCTGCAGGTGGCGGGGGATGATTCTGGTTTTCTTGTTGTCGCGGGCCGCGTTGCCAGCCAGCTCCAAGATCTCAGCGGTGAGGTACTCCAGCACTGCGGCTAAGTAGACTGGAGCCCCAGCCCCCACTCGCTCCGCGTAGTTTCCCTTGCGGAGAAGGCGATGCACGCGCCCTACCGGGAACTGCAGCCCGGCACGAGACGAGCGAGACTTCGCCTTGGCTCTCGCTTTACCACCCTGCTTGCCACGGCCAGACATGGCGACCCTCACTTAGATCTCCACAAGCACCTAAGAAGCTACAACAGCTATTAAGCGGAAAATGAAACAGCGAGGTTTTTTATACCCTCCTTGCATGGGGGAAGCGCGATTTCTGATTGGGCAGGTCGGTCACCAGCGTTTCCAAGCCAATGGGGGTGCCAGGTACGGAAGTCACCAATCCTATGCTCAGTGCCTGCTGCCACCCAATGGGAACGCGGGGATTACAGTGCTCTTATTTGCATGTTTGCGCACAGGAGCGATGAGCTCAAAAGCGCTCTCAGCCAGTAGAAGCATCAGCCTTTGGATGCCTTCATTTGCATAGGGAGACTATAAATATAGGGCAGAGAGAGGGGTGCTTTCTTCACATTGCTTCTGTACTTTTTACTCCGAGGAAGGGGATCGAGAGGCTTCCTTCAGCATGCCTGAGCCAGCCAAGTCTGCGCCTGCTCCTAAGAAGGGCTCCAAGAAAGCGGTGACCAAGACCCAAAAGAAAGGGGACAAGAAGCGCAGGAAGAGCAGGAAGGAGAGCTACTCCATCTATGTCTACAAGGTCCTAAAACAGGTTCACCCCGACACGGGCATCTCCTCCAAAGCCATGAGCATCATGAACTCCTTCGTGAACGACATCTTCGAGCGCATCGCCGGCGAGGCTTCGCGCTTGGCTCACTACAACAAGCGCTCCACCATCACTTCCCGGGAGATCCAGACGGCGGTGCGTCTGCTGCTGCCCGGGGAGCTGGCCAAGCACGCTGTGTCGGAGGGCACCAAGGCCGTCACCAAGTACACCAGCTCCAAGTGAGGAGGCTCAGCCGGATCAGTAAGGAAACCGAGACCCAAAGGCTCTTTTAAGAGCCACCCACTTTCTCAGAAAAAGAGCCTGACACTTAAATCCCACCATGCGTGGCTTTTTTCTCCCTGGTGCCCTTTTTGTCTCCAATAAAAGCGATAAAGTGTATCTAAATGCATTTTCCTTCCCTGGTTCCTACACGTTTGCTTTTGTGACAAACTTGCAAACACTTGACTGCCCTTCCCCTTATACCAGATCTTATACGTTGTGCTTGCACTTGCTCGATAacggtggtgggggtggggaataacAAACACTGGGGTTGGGAAAGTAGTTTATTCCCACATGATAAATGGATCCGGTTCATACCGATAGAGCAGATGGGCACGTTgccttagttttttgtttttgttttttttaaatacaggtagTTTATTTCGAAATAAATTTCGGACAACAGTTCCCATGATGCTTACAGCATtctttacaacccaatcctggccacacttctgggagtaagccccactgactgatgggacttctgagcagacatgaataggattcagctcttaggctgcaattctatccacactttcctgaaagtaagccccactgactctgaggggacttacttctaagcagacatgcataggattcagctcttaggctgcaatcctatccacactttcctgggagtaagccccactgactctgaggggacttacctctgagtagacatgcctaggattgggctgttggtctgccAGGCATTACTTTCTGTGGATGTGAGTCAACCTGACTGCATCTGCATTCTGTAATCTCGCTTTTAAATCCGCGAGCGAGAactaagcacatgcttaacttcCGCCAATGAGAGGGGACAAGAGCTTGAAATGGTTTCATTCGGCAATTCACCAGCACGTGccaaagttaagccatttctacccaacgttgcatagacgcaacagggatcgaatgtgtacacaaatatgggctgggcaaaaaatgaATCTGGAAGGGAAAGGTCCAATGGTCGCAAAGCTCTTATTCCCTGGCTGTGGTTTACACAGCTCCGCGTCAGTGCAGGAGGTTTTAGTCCTCTTCAGTGTTAAGGCAAGAGACATGTTGCAGAAAGGGGATGGGAAAGAGATTCTCTGGTCGCTTCACAGGGTTTTGGAGCTCCTTGCAGTATGGGCAAAGATACTGCTACTTAGCGTTCACTCATTTCTGGCAAGATGACCTGCTGGGGGAGTTGCCCCGTCACACGTATAAACCAACGCCTCCGAGTTAGGGCTGAGATTCCTATCGTATAGAACAGAAGCTGCACTCCCCATTCATTAATGCCAATGTTCCCAGCCTCCGCCAATGCCATTCTCGCCACTGCCACCTAGCGAGGACATCAAGTAGTACACCAAGGTTGGAAATGTGGTCTGCTGTCACTAAACGGTTCTAATGAGGTCGCGGTTGCTGTGTGACCCAAGTTGCAACTTCTCCCTCACCCAGttcttttgttttgcatttacACCATATTTTGCCAAGTATAATGGTGATGACTTCCTCTTTAAGCCATTtccgcccaatgttgcatatacgcaacagggatcaaatgtgtacacctgtgggctgggcagaaatgggttttaagcgTGCAAACGCAGTAGCTCAAGCCCAAGTTTTTTTCTGCCTCCTTGTCTCCTGTGCTTCTGATGCTGGCACAGTAAAGCTTGGGCCTTCATCTCACCTTCAAGGAAGTCATGAGCTTCTATGTGTGTGTTCCCCTGGCTTTGAAGAAGTAGGACTGCATTTGCCTTCCCATGTCCAAGTTcctgtaagttccttggggcatAGCCCTACTTGTTGCTGGAATTATTCTTTGTGAAGCATCATAGTCTTATGGTATAAATTATTTTCTAAAATATGAGTCCTATTATTTTTCTGGatgaagcacatttttttttactttgcttttCTGAAGCTTGTATTGTTTAAAATGGAACTTTCTCCATTTCTCTTGGTTTGTTTGCTTCTGGGTGAAAGTGCTTGTCTTTAGAGAACTTGATGATGTTTAGTATAAGAAGGGTTAAAGTAACAAAGAACAGTACAACTTTTTTGAATTTCCTGATTTGAGGGCCTCTAAAGTCTTTGAACTTGGACTTAAGGGCTCATTATTAATCATGCTTTGAGAAGTCCCTGGTCCTTGTTAAACACCTCTGCCTTGTGCAGGAGACAATGTCACAACTGTGTCAATATCTTCAGGTTCTGCTGCCATCCTAACTTTAAAAAATGCAGCTATTTTTTCTGCAACTCCCTCTCTCCACCTACCATGATCAGAGATAGCCCAGAACATCCCAAAGGAACCCTGTGCCCCTCCTCCCCATGATCAAAATATCTTGGCACATTTCAATTTGGTTTCTAACCCAGTCTGAAGATTGAAAATAGCCTTGATCACCCCTTGCAGGTTATCTATTGTGGGAACTCACCAAAGGAAGTACATCCTTATTGATTTTCCTGGGCCTCTCAGTGCTTTTTGATA is a window from the Tiliqua scincoides isolate rTilSci1 chromosome 2, rTilSci1.hap2, whole genome shotgun sequence genome containing:
- the LOC136639881 gene encoding histone H4, coding for MSGRGKGGKGLGKGGAKRHRKVLRDNIQGITKPAIRRLARRGGVKRISGLIYEETRGVLKVFLENVIRDAVTYTEHAKRKTVTAMDVVYALKRQGRTLYGFGG
- the LOC136639879 gene encoding histone H2A type 2-B, coding for MSGRGKQGGKARAKAKSRSSRAGLQFPVGRVHRLLRKGNYAERVGAGAPVYLAAVLEYLTAEILELAGNAARDNKKTRIIPRHLQLAVRNDEELNKLLGGVTIAQGGVLPNIQAVLLPKKTESHKPKGK
- the LOC136639880 gene encoding histone H2B 5-like, yielding MPEPAKSAPAPKKGSKKAVTKTQKKGDKKRRKSRKESYSIYVYKVLKQVHPDTGISSKAMSIMNSFVNDIFERIAGEASRLAHYNKRSTITSREIQTAVRLLLPGELAKHAVSEGTKAVTKYTSSK